In Thermus islandicus DSM 21543, one genomic interval encodes:
- a CDS encoding DUF5693 family protein, which yields MNRWLNLLILLSLLPSLLALSPRLRAERPGPVALVVDAEALREEAKAEGRNLLEVLAAYRALGVNGIAFPERFVKDWVADGVLLYRQGRELAEMGLPAKPGWHYLKGEAWLLALLERAYALPTERLGPWLGFPVDVQTFPAFYPLEEVRQAKEAGYYVVVRPINQRLRRLDPGLPLVPKEADAVVFAGLEALGYPYRLEEAKALVRVPVALIEGTPQPGLQAFREQGLLRLFSLRPEWQLTLKPEEAADKYVLAARERGHQLLYLRPYPYPEDTARMLRRIQEGLSTSGIPTGAPRPRDLAPSPLRHAAWIGVLAGLGLLAQGLPLYGPAVAFLLLLFALGYAGSQAGALLAALVFPVLGFLGPREGLRMWLRALGYALVGAVFLSALGSTREAMLGLTPFKGVSLTLLVPPLLVAYSFLDRNYRETLTRLFQHPLRLGEVALAFLALGLLALALLRRGNDAPLVPEAELKLRSLLQDLMVRPRFKEVFGHALFPLALLLPWPRWVQNGLLFLAALGVASILNTFSHFHTPLAISFFRVVNGALLGVLLGLAGVILVRRLRAWWWG from the coding sequence ATGAACCGTTGGCTTAACCTCCTGATCCTCCTCTCCCTCCTCCCCTCCCTCCTCGCCCTTTCCCCCAGGCTCCGGGCGGAGCGTCCCGGCCCCGTGGCCCTGGTGGTGGACGCCGAAGCCCTGCGGGAGGAGGCGAAGGCAGAGGGGAGGAACCTCCTCGAGGTCCTGGCCGCCTACCGGGCCCTGGGGGTGAACGGCATCGCCTTCCCCGAGCGGTTCGTCAAGGACTGGGTGGCCGATGGAGTCCTCCTCTACCGCCAGGGGCGGGAGCTTGCGGAGATGGGCTTACCCGCCAAGCCCGGGTGGCACTACCTGAAGGGGGAGGCCTGGCTCCTTGCCCTCCTGGAAAGGGCCTACGCCCTCCCCACCGAGCGGCTAGGCCCGTGGCTGGGCTTCCCCGTGGACGTGCAGACCTTCCCCGCCTTCTACCCCCTGGAGGAGGTCCGGCAGGCCAAGGAGGCCGGGTACTACGTGGTGGTGCGGCCCATCAACCAGCGCCTGCGCCGGCTGGACCCCGGGCTTCCCCTGGTGCCCAAGGAGGCGGACGCGGTGGTCTTCGCCGGCCTCGAGGCCCTGGGCTACCCCTACCGCCTCGAGGAGGCCAAGGCCTTGGTGCGGGTGCCGGTGGCCCTCATTGAGGGCACCCCCCAGCCGGGCCTCCAGGCCTTTCGGGAACAAGGCCTTCTCCGGCTCTTCAGCCTGCGCCCCGAGTGGCAACTCACCCTGAAGCCCGAGGAGGCCGCGGACAAGTACGTGCTGGCGGCAAGGGAGCGGGGCCACCAGCTCCTTTACCTTAGGCCCTACCCCTACCCCGAGGACACCGCCCGGATGCTGCGGCGGATCCAGGAGGGCCTGAGCACAAGCGGCATCCCCACGGGGGCCCCAAGGCCCAGGGACCTCGCCCCAAGCCCCTTAAGGCACGCCGCCTGGATCGGGGTTTTAGCGGGCCTGGGCCTCCTGGCCCAGGGGCTTCCCCTGTACGGCCCGGCCGTGGCCTTCCTCCTCCTCCTCTTCGCCCTGGGCTACGCGGGGAGCCAGGCGGGCGCCCTCCTCGCCGCCCTGGTCTTTCCGGTCCTCGGCTTTCTGGGCCCGAGGGAGGGCCTGAGGATGTGGCTCCGGGCCCTGGGCTACGCCCTTGTGGGGGCGGTCTTCCTCTCCGCGTTGGGCTCTACGAGGGAGGCGATGCTGGGGCTTACCCCCTTCAAGGGGGTTTCCCTCACCCTCCTCGTCCCGCCCCTCCTCGTGGCCTATAGCTTCCTGGACCGGAACTACCGGGAAACCCTCACCCGCCTCTTCCAGCACCCCCTGCGCCTAGGGGAGGTAGCCCTGGCCTTCCTCGCCCTGGGCCTTTTGGCCCTCGCCCTCCTCAGGCGGGGCAACGACGCGCCCCTGGTGCCCGAGGCCGAGCTCAAGCTGCGGAGCCTCCTTCAGGACCTCATGGTGCGCCCGCGCTTCAAGGAGGTCTTCGGCCACGCCCTCTTCCCCCTGGCCCTCCTCCTTCCCTGGCCCCGCTGGGTGCAAAACGGCCTCCTCTTCCTGGCCGCCCTCGGCGTCGCCTCCATCCTCAACACCTTCAGCCACTTCCACACCCCCTTGGCCATCTCCTTCTTCCGGGTGGTGAACGGGGCCCTCTTGGGCGTACTCCTGGGGCTGGCCGGGGTTATCCTGGTAAGGAGGCTAAGGGCATGGTGGTGGGGGTAG